One Pseudonocardia sediminis DNA window includes the following coding sequences:
- the cydD gene encoding thiol reductant ABC exporter subunit CydD has protein sequence MTRPAGPVDAERDVTVVDPAPDSPDAPLDASTRPAAPGPLPPDPVAPDSMAPGPVALDPAAQAPGPPVDPRLLRTASAVRNHLLVATACGLALTGLILAQAWLLARTVAGATDGADMITLTTLVALVAGVALVRAVLAYGAETAALRSAARAKSQLRRQLVDRLTTGPPDLAGRNAGELVTLATRGLDALDDYFARYLPQLVLAVLVPVAVLIVIADADWVSALVIGLTLPLIPIFMALVGMHTRARTERQWQLLSRLGGHFLDVVQGLPTLALFRRAQAVAGKVRETTDEHRRATMGTLRVAFLSAFVLEVLATLAVALVAVEVGLRLLYGNLDLETALLVLILAPEAYLPLREVGARFHASMEGVAAARHVFAVVDGPGAPTHDGAAPLSVTKRRSVRPERDARSHTADPAPSSVTMWSTEQQERDARSTGVATALEFDRVVVRYPGAAEPAVRDASFDVAAGESVLLRGPSGAGKSTLVSVLLRFVDVGSGSVRAGGTDLRDLDPDDWRRTVAWVPQHPHLFAGSVADNVRLGEPDAPLEAVRRAAEQAGLDAVVARLPQGYDTPLGENGARLSSGERQRVALARAFLRDAPLVLLDEPTAHLDPDSAAAVRASAALLLRGRTALVVAHDDGWTDLVDRTLTVRDGVVHAPTGTAADTARDTAADDEAGAPR, from the coding sequence GTGACCCGGCCCGCCGGGCCCGTCGACGCCGAGCGGGACGTCACGGTCGTCGATCCCGCTCCGGACAGCCCTGACGCCCCTCTCGACGCGTCCACCCGTCCGGCCGCCCCGGGGCCACTGCCGCCGGACCCGGTGGCGCCGGACTCAATGGCGCCGGGCCCGGTGGCGCTGGACCCTGCCGCGCAGGCGCCCGGGCCGCCGGTCGACCCGCGCCTGTTGCGCACCGCGAGCGCGGTGCGCAACCACCTCCTCGTGGCCACCGCGTGCGGCCTCGCCCTGACCGGCCTGATCCTCGCCCAGGCCTGGTTGCTCGCCCGCACCGTCGCCGGGGCCACCGACGGTGCGGACATGATCACCCTGACGACGCTGGTCGCGCTCGTCGCCGGGGTGGCCTTGGTCCGGGCGGTACTGGCCTACGGAGCAGAGACCGCCGCGCTCCGCAGTGCCGCCCGGGCCAAGTCCCAGCTGCGGCGTCAGCTCGTGGACCGCCTGACGACCGGGCCCCCGGACCTGGCCGGGCGCAACGCCGGCGAGCTCGTCACGCTGGCCACCCGCGGCCTCGACGCCCTCGACGACTACTTCGCCCGCTACCTGCCCCAGCTCGTCCTGGCCGTGCTCGTGCCGGTCGCGGTGCTGATCGTGATCGCCGACGCGGACTGGGTGTCGGCGCTGGTCATCGGCCTGACGCTGCCGTTGATCCCGATCTTCATGGCGCTGGTCGGGATGCACACCCGGGCCCGCACCGAGCGGCAGTGGCAGCTGCTCTCGCGTCTGGGTGGGCACTTCCTCGACGTCGTGCAAGGACTCCCGACGCTCGCCCTGTTCCGGCGGGCGCAGGCCGTCGCGGGCAAGGTCCGGGAGACCACCGACGAGCACCGGCGGGCCACGATGGGCACGCTGCGGGTCGCGTTCCTGTCGGCGTTCGTGCTCGAGGTGCTCGCCACGCTGGCGGTCGCGCTGGTCGCGGTCGAGGTCGGGCTGCGCCTTCTCTACGGCAACCTGGACCTGGAGACGGCGCTGCTCGTGCTGATCCTCGCCCCGGAGGCCTACCTGCCGCTGCGCGAGGTCGGCGCCCGTTTCCACGCCAGCATGGAGGGCGTCGCCGCCGCCCGGCACGTCTTCGCCGTGGTCGACGGCCCCGGCGCTCCGACCCACGACGGCGCCGCACCGTTGAGCGTCACGAAACGGCGGAGCGTGCGACCGGAACGTGACGCCCGATCGCATACTGCTGATCCGGCGCCGTCGAGCGTCACGATGTGGTCGACCGAGCAGCAGGAACGTGACGCTCGATCGACCGGAGTCGCCACCGCGCTGGAGTTCGACCGCGTGGTCGTGCGGTACCCGGGCGCGGCCGAGCCGGCGGTGCGGGACGCGTCGTTCGACGTCGCGGCGGGCGAGTCCGTGCTGCTCCGGGGCCCGAGCGGGGCCGGCAAGAGCACGCTGGTCTCGGTGCTGCTGCGCTTCGTCGACGTCGGGTCGGGCTCCGTCCGGGCCGGCGGCACCGACCTGCGCGACCTCGACCCGGACGACTGGCGCCGCACCGTGGCCTGGGTGCCGCAGCATCCCCACCTGTTCGCCGGGTCGGTCGCCGACAACGTCCGCCTCGGCGAACCGGACGCCCCGCTCGAGGCCGTCCGCCGGGCCGCCGAGCAGGCCGGGCTGGACGCCGTCGTGGCCCGCCTCCCGCAGGGCTACGACACCCCGCTGGGCGAGAACGGGGCCCGGCTGTCCTCCGGGGAACGGCAGCGGGTCGCCCTGGCCCGGGCCTTCCTGCGCGACGCCCCACTCGTCCTGCTCGACGAGCCGACCGCGCACCTGGACCCCGACTCGGCCGCCGCCGTCCGGGCCTCCGCGGCGCTGCTGCTCCGCGGCCGCACCGCCCTGGTCGTCGCCCACGACGACGGCTGGACCGACCTGGTCGACCGCACCCTGACCGTCCGCGACGGCGTCGTGCACGCGCCCACCGGCACCGCCGCCGACACCGCCAGGGACACCGCCGCCGACGACGAGGCAGGAGCACCACGATGA